Proteins encoded by one window of Tubulanus polymorphus chromosome 7, tnTubPoly1.2, whole genome shotgun sequence:
- the LOC141908520 gene encoding mitochondrial coenzyme A diphosphatase NUDT8-like, which translates to MDPTDITLINTAVREAEEELGIDKSNIDVWGQMNPGIPPRGAPHRPMVFGVIANLGEIDVNKLDVCKSEVEFVFTRTIRSLCDPRNYGYTKFTRGFTRSAVDYAMPVFTGLDRDRSPKIWGITAIFVHYTLKLLAPNLYRGPFVKVNE; encoded by the exons ATGGATCCGACAGACATCACTCTAATAAACACAGCCGTCCGCGAGGCAGAGGAAGAATTAGGAATCGACAAATCAAATATTGACGTCTGGGGTCAGATGAATCCTGGCATTCCGCCAAGAGGG GCTCCTCATCGACCGATGGTTTTTGGTGTGATCGCGAATCTCGGTGAAATTGATGTTAACAAACTTGACGTCTGTAAAAGTGAA GTAGAGTTTGTGTTTACGAGAACGATTCGATCTCTATGTGATCCGAGAAACTATGGTTATACTAAATTCACTCGTGGTTTCACTCGTTCAGCCGTCGATTACGCGATGCCTGTTTTCACCGGCCTCGATCGCGATCGATCTCCTAAAATCTGGGGAATAACCGCCATCTTTGTTCACTATACTTTAAAACTATTGGCTCCTAATCTATACCGTGGGCCTTTCGTAAAGGTCAATGAGTGA